Sequence from the Streptomyces sp. NBC_00440 genome:
CGAGGACCCGGCCCGCGGTGGTGGCCGCGCCGCGCAGCACGGCGGCCACGTCCGGCTGGCCCCCGGCGGCGAGCGCGATGAGCCCGGCCGCGTCGCCGACCGCCACACCGCGCTCCGCGCAGGCGGCCAGCAGCGCCGGAATCCGGATGACCCCCTCCAGGCACCCCCGGCCGCCGCAGTGGCAGACCGGTCCTTCGGGATCGCAGCTGGTGTGGCCGATCTCGCCGGCCGCGCCGTGGGCGCCGTGCACCAGCACACCGTTCACGACGAGCCCGCCGCCGACCCCGTGCGACCAGGCGAGGAAGACGGTGTTGTCGTGGCCCCGGGCCGCACCCCAGGTGACTTCGGCCAGTGCGGCGAGACGTGAGTTGTTCTCGGTGGCGACGGGCACACCGAAGTGGCTGCCGAGCGCCGCGGCGACGTGCTGGGCGAACGGCGTCTTCCGGTCCGGGTCCCCGGACGCCGGGTTCTGGACGAAACCGGGCAGGCCGAGGCCGATTCCCTCGACGGGCGCCAGGCTGATCCCCTCCCGGCGTACGAGCTCCCCGACCGCCGCGATCGCCTGCTCGGCCCGCTCGGCGGGACCGCTGTCCACGGGCAGCGGGGCGCTGAACCGGCCGACCACCTCATGGGCGCAGTTGGCGATGACCACATGGATCCGGTTGCGCTGGAGGTCGATACCGATCAGCTCGGCGCCGCGCGCGTTGAGCGAGATCTCCAGGGCGGGCCTGCCACGTCCGCGGGGCAGCGCGGAGTCCGCCGCGGGCTGCTCCACGACCGCTTTGCGCTCCAGCAGGTCGGAGACGATCGCGAACAGGGTGGTACGGGAGAGACCGGTCCTCGCCTTCAGCTCGCCACGGCTGAGAGCGCCGGAGCGGCGCAGCTCGCCGAGGACGGCGGCTTCATTGGCCCTGCGGAGGCGCTGCAAGGCATCGGTCGGTTCCGTCATGGACGCATGGTCTGCCGGTCGATCGGATTCTGTCAACGCGGCGGAAGAATTCACACGCAATTTATTCCCGAGGGTTGACGTAAAAAACCCGGCGTCCCTACAGTTCCCGGCAATTGCCTGCCGTACGACATCCGTTGCCCACCACGGAACCCACCGGCACGACACATGCCGGCCCACCGCACACCGCAACACGGCACACCGGCACCCCGCACACCGCGTCACGAACGACTCCACCGGAAGGGCGGCCAGCCCATGGCTCCGCGCAACGTCCTGTTCCTGATGACCGATCAACACCGGGTCGACACCCTGGGCTGCTACGGCAACCCCCTGGTGAAGACCCCGGCCCTGGACGCCCTGGCGGCGGAGGGCACCCGCTTCGACCGCTTCTACACACCCACCGCGATCTGCACACCGGCGCGTGCCTCCCTCGCCACCGGCCTCCACCCGTTCCGCCACGGAATGCTGAACAACCCCGAGCGCAACGGGGGCAGCAAGGACGAGCTGGACGACGAGAGCCCGATGCTCTGGCGCCAGTTGATGGACCACGGCTACCAGGTCGGCCACGCGGGCAAGTGGCACATCGGCCGGGAGCGCGGGCCCGAGTTCTACGGGATGGACGGCGAGCACCTGCCCGGTGCGCTCAACCCCGTACACCACCCCTCGTACGAGAAGTGGCTGGAGGACAACGGCTTTCCGCCCTTCGCCGTCACCGAGCCCGTCTTCGGCGCGGCCGCCAACGGCACCGGCCGCGGACACCTGATCG
This genomic interval carries:
- a CDS encoding ROK family transcriptional regulator, which translates into the protein MTEPTDALQRLRRANEAAVLGELRRSGALSRGELKARTGLSRTTLFAIVSDLLERKAVVEQPAADSALPRGRGRPALEISLNARGAELIGIDLQRNRIHVVIANCAHEVVGRFSAPLPVDSGPAERAEQAIAAVGELVRREGISLAPVEGIGLGLPGFVQNPASGDPDRKTPFAQHVAAALGSHFGVPVATENNSRLAALAEVTWGAARGHDNTVFLAWSHGVGGGLVVNGVLVHGAHGAAGEIGHTSCDPEGPVCHCGGRGCLEGVIRIPALLAACAERGVAVGDAAGLIALAAGGQPDVAAVLRGAATTAGRVLAALAAHVDPECIVVYGEPAVLDALVLAPIREQLATLSLPSAPRTITVCGSALGADAAALGGVALLLRTTGQNVDELLDRPVPGTAGQDEYGPGRAGRAGAETAVSGADSKESVR